Part of the Thermodesulfobacteriota bacterium genome, CTTCTTCGGGATTGACCCTTCCTTTCCAGCTGATGTTGTCGGGCCTGACGAGGCCGACTATATTCTCCGCGACTTCGACGAATATACCCTTGTCGGTCACGTTCCTGATGATGCCCTTTATCCTGGTGCCGGAAGGATGGGTTTCCTTGAACTGCTCCCACGGGCTCTGCTCTATCTGCTTTAAGCTGAGGGATATGCGCCTGTTCCCGGCGTCTACGTCGAGAACGACGGCTTCGAGCTCCGTACCCGGCTGAATGACTTCCTTCGGGTGCCGGAATTTTTTGGTCCACGTGATTTCGGATATGTGAACGAGCCCCTCGACCCCGGGCTCGAGCTCTACGAATACGCCGAAGTCCGTGAGCGATACGGCCTTGCCGCGGACGTTTGTCCAGGGCATGTACTTGCCCTTTACGGATTCCCACGGGTCGGGCGTCGTTTCTTTCAGGCTGAGAGTGATCTTCTCGTTGTCTTCTATCTTTATTATCTTCGTCGTTACCTGCTGGTCTCTCGATACTACGTCTTCCGGGTGGGCCACCCTTCCCCACGCGATCTCGCTTACGGGGATGAATCCCTCGACGCCGCCTATATCGACGAACGCACCCTGATTTATGATGTTGAGGACCCTTCCGGTAACTTCCTTGCCGACTTCGATGGAAGCCAGTGTTTCCTGCCTCAGGCTCTCGCGTACTTCCTCGAGGTGTACCCTCCTCGAAAGGACTACGTCGCCCTGGTTGAACTTTATTATCTTCGCTTCGATCGTCTCACCGATGAGGTTATCGAGGTCGCGCCTCGGGACGATGTCGATCTGCGACGCCGGGATAAAGGCCCTTATGTTTACCTTTTCGCCTATATCGGCTATGAGGCCGCCCTTTACCTTCTGCTGTATTACCGCCTGTACGAGCTTGCCCTGCTCGAAGCTCTCTTGTATCGCCTGGTTTTCCTTGACAAGGTCGGCCTTGATCTTCGAAAGCCTCGGGAGGCCTTCGCTTACCCAGTTGTCGAATACGACTTCCACCTCGTCGCCGATCTTGACGTCGAGCTCGTCCTTCTTGTTGTAGAATTCCTTTATAGAAACCGCTCCTTCGGACTTCGAGCCGAAGTCTATGAATACGTCGTCCTGGTCGATCCTGACTACGATTCCCTTGATCGCCACTCCCTTGTCGGGAACGGCCATACTTTCATCGACCATTTCTGCAAAATCTTTTTCGTCTACCATATACCTGCCTTCTTTTGTCGAGTATTGTCCTTCCAAGCTAACTGCCCGAGTTCACTATTAGAAGTAGAATGGGGTAGTGTTTACTTCTTCAGCTATCCTTGAACCGCCGATATTATTCTACTTATTACTTCATCGGTCAATAGATTTGTAGTATCTATTATGACCGCATTCGGTGAGGGATGCAAGGGAGATTCTGCCCTCTCGCTGTCCTGTCTGTCCCGTACGAGGAGCTCCCTTTCCACCTCCGCGAGGTCCGCTTCCCTGCCCGATTCCCTGAGCTGCGCCCATCTCCTCCTGGCTCTTTCCTCTGTCGTGGCCGTAAGATAGAACTTGAAATCGGCGTCGGGGAATACGTACGTCCCCATGTCCCTTCCCTCGGCGACTATATTCCCCGAGGAGCCTATTTCGCGCTGGATCGCGACGAGCTTTACCCTGACGGGCCTTTTCGTCGCGACGTCCGAGGAAAGCCGCGACACTTCGGGGGTCCTTATTTCACCCGCGACGTCTTCCCCGTCGAGGAGTATCGATAAGCCGCCGTCCGGGTTCTTTCTGAATCCGACCGAAGTGCTGTCGAGGAGTTTCGAGAGCTCGGCCTCGTTCCCTATGTCGATTCCTGAAGTCGCGGTTTTTAAGGCTATCGCCCTGTACATCGCGCCCGTGTCGAGATATATACAGCCGGTTCTCTCCGCCACGGCTTTCGATACGGTGCTTTTCCCGACCCCCGAGGGGCCGTCTATCGTTATAATCATCGCTTGACGTTATCCTGAACGGATTCGCGCCGCGCGTATTCCATCACGCGGCTAGCTTCTTAGCCCCTTAAGCACCTCGAAGAATTCCGGGAACGACACGGCCACCGCCCCGGCGTCGTCTATCTCCGTCTCGCCCTCGGCCCTGCTCGCCGCGACCGCGACCGCCATCGCAATGCGGTGATCCCCCCGGCTCTCGCACGCGGCCCCTGTGAGGCGTCCCTTTCCGGTAATCGCCATACCGTCTTCGAATTCCTCGACGTCCGCGCCCATCTTGCCGAGCTCTGTCGCTATCGCCTTTATACGGTCCGTTTCTTTCACCCTCAGCTCGGCCGCGTCCCTGATGACGGTCGTCCCCTCGGCGTACGCCGCAGCGGTCGCGATCACGGGCAGCTCATCTATGGCCCTCGGTATCAGCGCCCCGCCTATGGTCACGCCCTTGAGCGCGCTCGATTTTACGAGCAGGTCGGCCACGGGCTCGCCGGACACCTCCCTTTCATCCAGGAGGGAAATATCGCCGCCCATGTCCTTCAATATATCCACTACGCCCGTCCTGAGCGGGTTAACGCCGACGTTTCGTATGAGGACCTCCGAGCCCGGATTTATGAGCGCGGCGACCATGAAAAACGCGGCCGACGAGATATCCGCGGGCACCGAAATTTTCCTGCCCTCAAAGTCCCTCTCCCGGGGGGTGATGGTTATGCTTTCGCCGCTTCTTTGGAGAGTGACGCCCATGTAGCCGAGCATCCTTTCGGTGTGGTCCCTCGTGGGCTCGGGCTCTATCACCTCCGTCTCGCCCGAGGCGTAGAGGCCCGCGAGCAGTAGCGCGGACTTAACCTGCGCGCTCGCGACCGGGAGCCTGTAGGAGATCCCCCTGAGCCCTCCGCCGTCTATTGCGAGGGGGAGCTTGTTGCCGCCTTCCCTGCCCGTTATGCGCGCGCCCATGAGCCGAAGCGGGTCCGTTACCCTCTTCATCGGCCTCGCCCGGAGATACTTGTCCCCCGTCACGACGGAGAAGAAATCCTGGGCGCCGAGGAGGCCCGTCAGGAGCCTCGTGGTCGTCCCGGAATTGCCGGCGTCGATGACGTCTCCGGGCTCCTTTAGACCCCGGAGGCCGTTTCCGACGGCTGTGACGTCCGTCCCGTTTATCTCGATCCCGGCCCCCATGGCCCGCATGGCGTTCGCCGTGGATATCGTATCCTCGCAGTTAAGAAAGCCGGTGACGACGGTCTTCCCGGTGGCGAGCGCGCCGAGCATGAGCGACCTGTGCGATATGGACTTGTCCCCGGGCGGCGTAACCTCGCCCTTAAACGGTTTCGTGCTTCCCTTGACGACCTTCTTTGGCATGATCCGACCCGAAAATTATTTTGCCTGAATAATACCGTAGGTTAAATTGTTAGGAAAATATTCGCGAACACGGAGATTTACAAATGAGGCCGGAGTTTTTATCCCCCGCCGCTATATTTGCTTTATTCTTTCTTGCAGCTTACGCCGCCTTTTCAAACCCGCTTCCGGCCGCAGCCGGCATATGCGGGGAGTGGGGAGAGGCTAAAAAAACAGGGACTCTCGACCATTTACGTATAGACGAGGCCAGCGGCGTCGCCGTCTCGACGAAGTTCCCCGGGAGGCTCTACCACATAAACGATTCCGGCGGAGGACCCTATTTTTATATAACGGACACGGCCGGCGGTAATACCAGGGCCGTCAGGATAGAGGGCTACGATTCGAAGAGGCTCGACTTCGAGGACATGAGCATCGGCGAGTGCGCCCCCGGCAGATCATGCGTATTCATCGCTGACATCGGTGACAACCGGAAGCGAAGGGATTACACAGAAATCATAGCCGTCGAGGAGATAGAGGATTTCGCGGGCGCTGTAAAGCCTCTCAAGAGGGTAAAAATCGCCTACCCGGACGGCCCACGCAACGCCGAAGCCCTCGCCGTTCACCCCGGGGGCGACATATTCATACTCACTAAGGAAGAAAAACGCGACTATACCGAGGCCTACCCCGCACGGCTCTACAGGCTGCCCCGTGACAAGTGGCGTAACGCGGGCGAGGGCGTTCTAAAGCCCGAATATGTCGGCGAAATCGACTTCCCCTCGCTCCTTCCGGGCGCGTCTCCCCTCGGGCAGGTCGTAACGTCTTTCGACATCGCCCCCGACGGCAAGAAGTTCATAGTCCTGACGTACGAAAAGGCCGTCGAATTCGGAATCGATCTCTCTGCCGGGGACCTGAAACCGGCCGCGAAAATGGAAGAGGGAAAGGACTACAGGGTCATAGAGGTCATGCCCCTACCCCAGCAGGAGAGCATCGCATACGTGGACGGCGGCAGCGGCTTTATATACGACACCGAGCATCACCTCTTCGAGGTTCCAATAATGCGCGTCGGCTGCGTCGGCGGCGAATAGGCGCTCCCGCGCCTCAATTCAGCAGGAACGCTATAATGACGGGAGTCGTCACGGCCGATATCAAAGTCCCTGCGAGTATTATCGAGGCGACCGTCTCGGAGTCCTGGTTGTATCTGTCCGCGAGGACGAAGTTGAACACCGCGGGCGGCATGGCCGCGAGTAATATCACGACGCTGGCCTCGACGCCTTCTAAGTGTAGAATCCGCACCGAAAGCACCCCTAGAATAATGCCGAACAGAATTCTCATACCGCCCGCCATGAACGACTTGCCGACGTCCTTTATCGCCACCTCGGACAGCTTGCACCCGAGGGCGAATATCATCGCCGGAATGCTTGCCTCGCCCAGGAGGTCGAGCGACCTGAATATGGCGACGGGCAGCTCCCACCCCGAAACGCTTAGCAGCACCCCTGCAACGGCTGAATAAACGAGCGGGAGCCTCAGAACCTCGAACGGGCTCTCATCGTAGCTCAGTATGTATATCCCGAGCGTATAATGAATGACGGTGGTGGAAACCATGTACAGTATCGCGACGCTGAACCCCGCCTCGCCGAATGCGAAGAGGACGAGCGGGAGCCCCATGTTCCCCGTGTTCGCGAAAAGAACGGGCGGCAGATAGACCTTCACGTGGAGCTTCATCGCCCTTATGACGACGAGCCAGAGCACGAGGGATACTCCTATCACTATGCAGACTGAAAGAAAGACCTTCCCCGCTATGGCCAGGTCTATAGGATCTTCGGAGAGGGACGATATTATTAGCGCCGGAGTCGCGAGGTATATGACGAAATCGTTTATGGCGGAGAGGTTTATTTTCCTCTTTTTGCCGAAGATATAGCCGGCTGCGGTGATGAGGAAAACGGGAAGTACGACGTTTATTATCTCGATTGTGATGGCGCGTATCCCCCTTGATAGGCCTTTAACTTCCGGGGTAGGGAAAATCGCGGGGAATCATGAGGAATCATTTCGAGACAGCCGGACCATTTGAGATGAATGGAGCCGCACGCTCTGCGGCAAGTCCCGCTACCAGTTTACGACGGCGGCGCCCCATGTAAAGCCGGCCCCGAATACGGATATGAGGATCTTGTCGTCCTTTTTCACCCTGCCGCTCCTTACTGCCTCGTCGAGCGCTATGGGCACGGACGCGGACGACGTGTTCCCGTACCTGTCGAGGTTGCTGAACACCTTTTCCGCCGGAAGCCCTATGCGCTTTCTTACGGCCTCGAGGATCCTGTAATTGGCCTGGTGCGGTATGAATAGGTCGATGTCGTCCGGCGTAAGGTCCGCCAGGCGTATGGCTTCGAGCGAGGACGATTCTATGGCCTTTACGGCCTCCTTGAAGACCTCCTGACCCGCCATTTTGAGGAAATGCGCCCTGTTCCTGACGGATTCCTCGCTCGCCGGCACGCGCGAGCCGCCGCCCGGCATGTAGAGGAGCTCCCACTGGCTTCCGTTGGCCCCCATGGTTATGGACATGATGCCGGGCGTGTCGGACTTGGACAGGACGGCCGCTCCCGCCCCGTCGCCGAAGAGTATGCACGTCGAGCGGTCCTGGAAATCCATTATCGTCGAAAGCGTCTCGGCGCCGACGACGAGAACCTTCTTCGCGTTGCCGCCGTCGATTATGCCCTTCCCGGCCTGGAGCGCGTACATGAAGCCCGAGCATCCCGCTAGAAGGTCGAAGGCCATTATATGCCTCGCGCCGAGCCTGCTCTGGAGAATACAGGCCGTCGACGGGAAAATGTAGTCCGGGGTAACCGTGCCCACTATAATAGCGTCGAGATCGACCGGATCGACCGATGCGCTTTCGAGCGCCCGTACGCAGGCGTCGTATGCTATGTCCGAAGTGGCGGTTCCGGGCTCGGCAATCCTTCTTTCACGGATTCCCGTCCGGGTTTGAATCCACTCGTCCGAGGTATCTACGATTTTTTCGAGGTCGGCGTTTGCGAGCACCTTTTCAGGGGCCGCCGAGCCTGTGCCAAGGAACCTTACAAAGCTCAATTAAAGCCTTCTCCTTAATAAATACCAGTCGGGGAATAGTATAGGGAAGACAGGCCTTTGTCAACTTACTCCCCGTGTCTCGCGAGTAGAGAGCCGAGCTCCGTTCTCTGCGCGTCCGTCAGCGCGGCGCGCCTTACCCGCTCTATGTCCTCGTCGTAGTAAAGTATGTCGAAATACTCCCTGTCCCTAAGCAGCCCGAGGAGCTCTTTTTCTTCTTCGGATTCGAGACTGAAGTAGTAATCGAACCGGAACTGCCGCCCCGAGGCTATATCTACCGTGATAGTTACAGTGATGCAAGGGAATTCGGACCTTTCGAGAAGCTCGAATCCGAGCGATATGGCGTCCGACTCCTTGAGCGCCGCCATGTCCTCGCCGGAGCATTTCAGTATGAGGACGGGGCTCCCTTCGACGAACACGAAAATGCACCCCGATTCCATCATCGAAAGGGTGATTGCCGTCTCGTTTCCTATTTCGGCCGGGGGCTTAATTTCCTTGTGTCCCCCGAGAAAGGGTTTAAAAAGT contains:
- a CDS encoding 30S ribosomal protein S1; protein product: MVDEKDFAEMVDESMAVPDKGVAIKGIVVRIDQDDVFIDFGSKSEGAVSIKEFYNKKDELDVKIGDEVEVVFDNWVSEGLPRLSKIKADLVKENQAIQESFEQGKLVQAVIQQKVKGGLIADIGEKVNIRAFIPASQIDIVPRRDLDNLIGETIEAKIIKFNQGDVVLSRRVHLEEVRESLRQETLASIEVGKEVTGRVLNIINQGAFVDIGGVEGFIPVSEIAWGRVAHPEDVVSRDQQVTTKIIKIEDNEKITLSLKETTPDPWESVKGKYMPWTNVRGKAVSLTDFGVFVELEPGVEGLVHISEITWTKKFRHPKEVIQPGTELEAVVLDVDAGNRRISLSLKQIEQSPWEQFKETHPSGTRIKGIIRNVTDKGIFVEVAENIVGLVRPDNISWKGRVNPEEESFEKGSEIEVVVLNVDDRNQRIALGIKQLGSDPWESAQKKYKSGETIITGKIKEVRDRGVTVELEDDIEGWIRANELSQDRENRDVPRNLSPGDEITALVTGFDKIKRQVNLSKRRHDDKLERERVSNFMSSQGEPSVKLGDVLKEKLKDINNGEVV
- the cmk gene encoding (d)CMP kinase, which gives rise to MIITIDGPSGVGKSTVSKAVAERTGCIYLDTGAMYRAIALKTATSGIDIGNEAELSKLLDSTSVGFRKNPDGGLSILLDGEDVAGEIRTPEVSRLSSDVATKRPVRVKLVAIQREIGSSGNIVAEGRDMGTYVFPDADFKFYLTATTEERARRRWAQLRESGREADLAEVERELLVRDRQDSERAESPLHPSPNAVIIDTTNLLTDEVISRIISAVQG
- the aroA gene encoding 3-phosphoshikimate 1-carboxyvinyltransferase, whose protein sequence is MPKKVVKGSTKPFKGEVTPPGDKSISHRSLMLGALATGKTVVTGFLNCEDTISTANAMRAMGAGIEINGTDVTAVGNGLRGLKEPGDVIDAGNSGTTTRLLTGLLGAQDFFSVVTGDKYLRARPMKRVTDPLRLMGARITGREGGNKLPLAIDGGGLRGISYRLPVASAQVKSALLLAGLYASGETEVIEPEPTRDHTERMLGYMGVTLQRSGESITITPRERDFEGRKISVPADISSAAFFMVAALINPGSEVLIRNVGVNPLRTGVVDILKDMGGDISLLDEREVSGEPVADLLVKSSALKGVTIGGALIPRAIDELPVIATAAAYAEGTTVIRDAAELRVKETDRIKAIATELGKMGADVEEFEDGMAITGKGRLTGAACESRGDHRIAMAVAVAASRAEGETEIDDAGAVAVSFPEFFEVLKGLRS
- a CDS encoding AEC family transporter; its protein translation is MNVVLPVFLITAAGYIFGKKRKINLSAINDFVIYLATPALIISSLSEDPIDLAIAGKVFLSVCIVIGVSLVLWLVVIRAMKLHVKVYLPPVLFANTGNMGLPLVLFAFGEAGFSVAILYMVSTTVIHYTLGIYILSYDESPFEVLRLPLVYSAVAGVLLSVSGWELPVAIFRSLDLLGEASIPAMIFALGCKLSEVAIKDVGKSFMAGGMRILFGIILGVLSVRILHLEGVEASVVILLAAMPPAVFNFVLADRYNQDSETVASIILAGTLISAVTTPVIIAFLLN
- a CDS encoding beta-ketoacyl-ACP synthase III, which gives rise to MSFVRFLGTGSAAPEKVLANADLEKIVDTSDEWIQTRTGIRERRIAEPGTATSDIAYDACVRALESASVDPVDLDAIIVGTVTPDYIFPSTACILQSRLGARHIMAFDLLAGCSGFMYALQAGKGIIDGGNAKKVLVVGAETLSTIMDFQDRSTCILFGDGAGAAVLSKSDTPGIMSITMGANGSQWELLYMPGGGSRVPASEESVRNRAHFLKMAGQEVFKEAVKAIESSSLEAIRLADLTPDDIDLFIPHQANYRILEAVRKRIGLPAEKVFSNLDRYGNTSSASVPIALDEAVRSGRVKKDDKILISVFGAGFTWGAAVVNW